A window of Parasynechococcus marenigrum WH 8102 contains these coding sequences:
- the urtD gene encoding urea ABC transporter ATP-binding protein UrtD — protein sequence MTQPLLELRQITVSFDGFLALRDLNLSLHPGELRAVIGPNGAGKTTFLDVITGKTAPTQGQVMFKGRSLVGTREHRIARLGIGRKFQSPRVFEKLTVQENLALAVTRPKQPWSLLLGGLNGEQRDRVHHLMGIVNLQSRADWAAGSLSHGQKQWLEIAMLVGQDPDLLLVDEPVAGLTDEETDLTADLLKSLAGNHTVLVIEHDMEFIRRLDSPVTVLHQGHVLCEGTMDQVQADPRVIEVYLGTTEEENG from the coding sequence ATGACCCAGCCGTTGTTGGAGTTGCGTCAGATCACCGTCAGCTTTGATGGTTTTCTGGCCCTGCGCGATCTCAACCTGTCGCTGCACCCTGGAGAGCTGCGGGCGGTGATCGGTCCCAATGGGGCTGGTAAAACCACCTTCCTGGACGTGATCACCGGCAAGACCGCTCCCACTCAGGGACAGGTCATGTTCAAGGGCCGCTCGTTGGTGGGCACCCGTGAACATCGGATTGCCCGTCTGGGGATTGGACGCAAGTTCCAGAGCCCGCGTGTGTTCGAGAAGCTCACGGTTCAGGAGAATCTGGCCTTGGCCGTCACTCGGCCCAAGCAGCCCTGGTCATTGCTGTTGGGGGGCCTGAATGGGGAGCAGCGAGACCGCGTTCATCACCTGATGGGCATCGTCAACCTGCAATCCCGCGCCGACTGGGCGGCGGGTTCCCTGTCCCACGGACAGAAGCAATGGCTCGAGATCGCGATGCTGGTTGGTCAGGATCCCGACCTGTTGCTGGTGGATGAGCCGGTGGCAGGCCTCACCGACGAAGAAACGGATCTCACCGCTGATCTGCTCAAGTCGTTGGCGGGGAATCACACCGTGCTGGTGATTGAGCACGACATGGAATTCATCCGTCGTTTGGACAGTCCAGTGACGGTGTTGCACCAGGGACACGTTCTGTGTGAGGGAACGATGGATCAAGTGCAGGCGGATCCCCGGGTCATTGAGGTTTATCTCGGCACCACTGAGGAGGAGAACGGATGA
- the urtC gene encoding urea ABC transporter permease subunit UrtC — translation MLQTFQRNRWPQIVLWVLIIAAIVAAPAVLPVFRLNLLGRFLSLAIVALGIDLIWGFTGLLSLGQGIFFALGGYAAAMYLQLNSSGELPNGIPEFFSLYGVDQLPAFWLPFHSPLFTLVAIWLVPAVLAAVLGNLVFRNRIKGVYFSILTQAALLVFFNFFNGQQKLINGTNGLKTDVTELFGQMVGSAEMQRSFFWLTAVVVILAWLFLRWVVRGRFGDVLIAIRDDEPRLRFAGYNPTLFKTIVFAIAGGLAGIGGALYTVQSGIVSPQYMTVPFSIEMVIWVAVGGRGTLVGAILGAVVINYAKSLVSEALPQSWLFIQGGLFILVVTALPEGVIGWCRGDGPRNWLNRLGIARRSSTYPRLDREGQEEVQP, via the coding sequence ATGTTGCAAACGTTTCAGCGAAATCGCTGGCCCCAGATCGTCCTCTGGGTGCTGATCATTGCGGCCATCGTTGCTGCGCCTGCTGTTTTGCCGGTGTTCCGGCTCAATTTGTTGGGTCGCTTCCTCTCCCTAGCGATTGTTGCCCTGGGCATCGATCTGATCTGGGGCTTCACCGGCCTGCTCAGCCTTGGCCAAGGCATCTTTTTTGCCCTGGGTGGTTATGCAGCGGCGATGTATCTGCAGCTGAACAGCTCAGGCGAGTTACCCAACGGCATCCCTGAATTTTTTAGCCTCTACGGCGTGGATCAACTGCCGGCGTTCTGGCTGCCCTTCCATTCGCCGCTGTTCACCCTGGTGGCGATCTGGCTGGTTCCGGCCGTGCTGGCCGCTGTGCTCGGCAACCTGGTGTTCCGTAACCGGATCAAGGGGGTCTACTTCTCGATCCTCACCCAGGCCGCCCTGCTGGTGTTTTTCAACTTCTTCAATGGCCAGCAGAAGCTGATCAATGGCACCAACGGTTTGAAGACGGATGTCACCGAACTGTTCGGTCAGATGGTGGGCTCGGCGGAGATGCAGCGCAGTTTCTTTTGGCTCACTGCGGTGGTGGTGATCCTGGCCTGGTTGTTTCTGCGTTGGGTGGTGCGGGGCCGCTTCGGTGACGTGTTGATCGCCATCCGCGATGACGAACCGCGGTTGCGGTTTGCCGGCTACAACCCAACGTTGTTCAAGACGATTGTCTTCGCGATTGCTGGTGGTCTGGCTGGGATCGGCGGAGCGCTTTACACCGTGCAGTCGGGCATCGTTTCGCCGCAGTACATGACGGTTCCTTTTTCGATCGAAATGGTGATCTGGGTGGCCGTCGGCGGACGGGGAACGTTGGTTGGCGCGATCCTCGGCGCTGTGGTGATCAACTACGCCAAAAGCCTGGTGAGTGAAGCTCTTCCCCAGAGTTGGTTGTTCATCCAAGGAGGACTGTTCATCCTCGTGGTCACGGCGCTGCCTGAGGGCGTGATCGGTTGGTGCCGTGGAGATGGTCCGCGCAACTGGCTCAACCGTCTGGGGATCGCTCGTCGCAGCTCGACCTATCCCCGTCTTGATCGTGAAGGCCAGGAGGAGGTTCAGCCATGA
- the urtB gene encoding urea ABC transporter permease subunit UrtB — protein sequence MQLLFESLFNGVAIGSVLLMAALGLAIVFGLMGVINLAHGELIMLGAYTTYVVQLIFKLPVLQPVYNAYVLVALPLAFIVSGVVGILLERTVIRRLYGNPLETLLATWGVSLILQQFVRSVPLAHAAGLILALVLGFGLPVILPQRLFDGAKARFVRAGSWAVSALAGVLLAGGLASQISRIARATSRNVDVTAPKWMRGGMEWMDITFPVPRLVIIVITIVAVVGVTWFLNKSVWGMRIRAVTQNRAMSDCLGIPTQTVDVLTFGIGSGLAGVAGVAVSLLGSVGPNVGGSYIVGCFMVVVLGGVGNLLGTVLASFAIGWLTDLIGAGRLLTMWPDMPSPLAAAVEFFATTSMAQVMVFALIVVFLQFRPAGLFPQKGRMVEA from the coding sequence GTGCAACTGCTTTTTGAAAGCCTGTTCAACGGTGTGGCCATTGGCTCTGTCTTGCTGATGGCCGCGCTCGGACTGGCCATTGTTTTCGGCCTCATGGGGGTGATCAACCTCGCCCATGGCGAGCTGATCATGCTTGGGGCCTACACCACCTACGTGGTGCAGCTGATCTTCAAACTGCCTGTGCTGCAGCCGGTTTACAACGCCTACGTGCTGGTAGCGCTTCCCCTGGCCTTCATCGTCAGCGGTGTGGTCGGCATCCTGCTTGAACGCACCGTGATTCGCCGGCTCTATGGCAACCCGCTGGAGACGTTGCTGGCGACCTGGGGTGTCAGCTTGATTCTTCAGCAGTTTGTGCGGAGCGTGCCCCTGGCCCACGCCGCCGGCCTGATCCTGGCGCTGGTGCTGGGCTTTGGCCTGCCGGTGATCTTGCCGCAGCGACTGTTTGACGGTGCCAAGGCGCGCTTTGTACGCGCTGGCAGCTGGGCGGTTTCGGCCCTCGCAGGTGTGTTGCTGGCTGGTGGCCTGGCCTCACAAATCAGTCGTATCGCCCGAGCTACCTCCCGCAACGTGGATGTCACCGCACCGAAGTGGATGCGGGGAGGCATGGAGTGGATGGACATCACCTTTCCTGTACCGCGCCTGGTGATCATCGTGATCACGATCGTTGCGGTGGTTGGGGTGACGTGGTTCCTCAACAAAAGCGTGTGGGGCATGCGCATTCGTGCCGTCACCCAGAACCGTGCGATGAGTGATTGCCTGGGCATCCCCACGCAGACGGTGGACGTGCTCACCTTCGGTATCGGATCCGGTCTTGCCGGTGTGGCTGGTGTTGCAGTCTCCCTACTCGGCTCCGTTGGTCCGAACGTCGGCGGCTCTTACATCGTCGGTTGTTTCATGGTGGTGGTGCTCGGGGGTGTCGGCAATCTGCTCGGCACCGTGCTCGCCTCCTTTGCCATTGGATGGCTCACCGATCTGATCGGAGCTGGTCGTCTGCTCACGATGTGGCCTGACATGCCATCTCCTCTGGCCGCTGCTGTGGAGTTCTTTGCCACCACGAGCATGGCCCAGGTGATGGTGTTCGCTCTGATCGTGGTGTTCCTGCAATTCCGTCCCGCGGGTTTGTTCCCGCAGAAGGGACGCATGGTGGAGGCCTGA
- the urtA gene encoding urea ABC transporter substrate-binding protein, with amino-acid sequence MSSSLSKRLFAGLAAASLGLAVTACGGGEETAAPASDFDDKVTVGILHSLTGTMAISESTLVDTEKMAIDEINAAGGVEVDGKKYKIEYIVEDGASDWPTFAEKSKKLIDQDQVPVVFGGWTSASRKAMLPVYESKNAFLYYPIQYEGQECSNNIFYTGATPNQQSEPATKFMYEKSPAAGKPFFLVGSDYVFPRTSNTITKEQLASLGGEVVGEDYLPLGNTEVAPIIAKIKKALPDGGVIINTLNGDQNVAFFKQIQDAGITPDNGYYVMSYSIAEEEISTIGSEFLEGHYGAWNYMMSIDTPASKKFAADFKAKYGADRQVADPQESAYNMVYLWKKAVEKANSFDDDKVREVLVGIEFDAPQGPVKVMPNHHLSQTVRIGQITADGQFEILESTDGPVAPQAWNQFEPSSKGFACDWTDAAKGEKYKL; translated from the coding sequence ATGAGCTCCTCTCTCTCCAAGCGTTTGTTCGCAGGCCTCGCCGCTGCATCTCTGGGTTTGGCAGTCACCGCCTGTGGTGGCGGTGAAGAAACAGCTGCGCCTGCCAGTGATTTCGACGACAAGGTCACCGTCGGCATCCTGCACTCGCTGACCGGCACCATGGCCATCTCCGAGTCCACCCTGGTGGACACCGAGAAAATGGCGATCGATGAGATCAACGCCGCTGGTGGTGTCGAAGTGGACGGCAAGAAATACAAGATCGAATACATCGTCGAGGACGGTGCTTCCGATTGGCCCACCTTCGCTGAGAAGTCCAAGAAGCTGATCGACCAGGACCAGGTGCCCGTCGTCTTCGGTGGCTGGACCTCCGCCAGTCGCAAGGCGATGCTGCCTGTCTACGAGTCGAAGAACGCCTTCCTCTACTACCCGATTCAGTACGAGGGTCAGGAGTGTTCCAACAACATCTTCTACACCGGTGCCACTCCGAACCAGCAGTCGGAGCCTGCCACCAAGTTCATGTATGAGAAGTCGCCTGCCGCTGGCAAGCCCTTCTTCCTGGTTGGTTCGGACTACGTCTTCCCCCGCACCTCCAACACCATCACCAAGGAGCAGCTCGCCTCTCTGGGTGGCGAAGTGGTCGGTGAGGACTACCTGCCCCTGGGCAACACCGAGGTTGCTCCGATCATCGCCAAGATCAAGAAGGCCCTGCCTGACGGCGGTGTGATCATCAACACCCTGAATGGTGACCAGAACGTTGCCTTCTTCAAGCAGATCCAGGACGCCGGCATCACCCCCGATAACGGCTACTACGTGATGAGCTATTCCATCGCGGAAGAGGAGATCAGCACCATCGGCTCTGAGTTCCTTGAGGGCCACTACGGCGCTTGGAACTACATGATGTCGATCGACACCCCGGCATCCAAAAAGTTCGCCGCAGACTTCAAGGCCAAGTACGGCGCCGACCGCCAGGTCGCTGACCCTCAGGAGTCGGCCTACAACATGGTCTACCTGTGGAAGAAGGCTGTCGAGAAGGCCAACAGCTTCGACGACGACAAGGTGCGTGAAGTCCTGGTCGGCATCGAGTTCGACGCGCCTCAGGGACCTGTGAAGGTGATGCCCAACCACCACCTGTCCCAGACCGTGCGCATCGGCCAGATCACCGCGGATGGTCAGTTCGAGATCCTCGAATCCACCGATGGTCCTGTGGCTCCTCAGGCCTGGAACCAGTTCGAGCCCAGCTCCAAGGGTTTCGCTTGCGACTGGACCGATGCCGCCAAGGGCGAGAAGTACAAGCTCTGA
- the ureG gene encoding urease accessory protein UreG produces MSSKLRLGVAGPVGSGKTALVEALCLRLRDQLQLAVVTNDIYTQEDAQFLTRAGALEPERIRGVETGGCPHTAIREDCSINRAAVADLEGQFPDLDLVMVESGGDNLAASFSPELVDLCIYVIDVAAGDKIPRKGGPGITRSDLLVINKIDLAPLVGADLSVMEADTRRMRGERPWCFTNLQNGDGLVQVVEFVLQQLPNA; encoded by the coding sequence ATGAGCAGCAAGTTGCGTCTTGGGGTGGCCGGTCCGGTGGGATCCGGCAAGACTGCTTTGGTGGAGGCGCTTTGCCTGAGGCTGCGCGATCAGCTGCAGCTTGCTGTTGTCACCAATGACATCTACACCCAGGAGGACGCGCAATTTTTGACGCGTGCTGGAGCGTTGGAGCCGGAACGGATCCGCGGCGTGGAAACCGGCGGCTGTCCGCACACGGCGATCCGTGAGGACTGCTCCATCAACCGGGCGGCGGTGGCCGATCTGGAGGGGCAGTTTCCGGATCTCGATCTGGTGATGGTGGAAAGCGGGGGCGACAACCTGGCTGCCAGCTTCAGTCCGGAGTTGGTGGACCTCTGCATCTATGTGATTGATGTCGCCGCTGGAGACAAGATTCCCCGCAAGGGCGGGCCCGGCATCACCCGATCCGACTTGCTGGTGATCAACAAGATCGACCTGGCACCTCTCGTGGGTGCGGACCTCTCTGTGATGGAGGCGGACACCCGGCGGATGCGGGGCGAACGCCCGTGGTGTTTCACCAATCTCCAAAACGGCGATGGCCTCGTTCAGGTGGTGGAGTTTGTGTTGCAACAGCTACCGAATGCTTGA
- a CDS encoding urease accessory protein UreF → MSSLALLQLVSPALPVGGFSYSEGLEVLIQSETIRDEQQLQAWLEAELSRGAIRLEAAALPSLLGALAAWSAGETAACRRVLDLDGWLLASRESAELRAQQRQMGGSLLNLLAEMGHPLPEQVALSWPAAWAWAAQALQVAESEMVEGYLYGWVANQLSAAVRLLPLGPSRAQLLQHSLLPLIKGQAEQLQRRDPRQLWTSGVGAGMAQLTHAELYSRLFRS, encoded by the coding sequence ATGAGTTCGCTGGCGCTGCTGCAGCTGGTGAGCCCCGCTCTGCCGGTTGGTGGCTTCAGTTATTCGGAGGGATTGGAAGTTCTGATCCAGTCGGAGACGATCCGGGATGAGCAGCAACTGCAGGCCTGGTTGGAGGCGGAGCTGTCGCGGGGGGCGATCCGATTGGAGGCGGCGGCGTTGCCATCGCTGCTGGGTGCACTCGCGGCCTGGTCAGCAGGAGAGACCGCGGCCTGCCGCCGGGTGCTGGATCTTGATGGCTGGCTGCTGGCCAGTCGTGAATCGGCTGAACTGCGGGCTCAGCAACGACAGATGGGTGGCTCGTTGCTCAACCTCCTCGCGGAGATGGGCCACCCCTTGCCGGAGCAGGTGGCGTTGAGCTGGCCGGCGGCCTGGGCATGGGCAGCGCAGGCCTTGCAGGTGGCGGAGAGCGAGATGGTGGAGGGCTACCTCTACGGCTGGGTCGCCAATCAGCTCAGTGCTGCGGTGCGGCTGTTGCCGTTGGGTCCAAGCCGGGCTCAGCTGCTGCAGCACAGTTTGCTGCCGTTGATCAAAGGGCAGGCCGAGCAGTTGCAACGACGGGATCCCCGGCAGTTGTGGACCAGCGGCGTTGGGGCTGGCATGGCGCAGCTCACCCATGCTGAGTTGTATTCCCGCTTGTTTCGGAGCTGA
- the ureE gene encoding urease accessory protein UreE → MTQAVLVLDQRLAARADQADLLLPLTADERSVVRGRRRTDCGREVLLQLPRDGALQPGDQLSDAAGTARVEVTAATEALLRVRATSALALMQAAYHLGNRHVALELHEQDLYLLEDAVLATMLESRGLQLSRCQRPFRPEGGAYAGHQHG, encoded by the coding sequence GTGACGCAGGCTGTTCTTGTTCTGGATCAACGGCTTGCCGCCAGGGCTGATCAAGCTGATCTGCTGTTGCCGCTCACGGCGGATGAACGCAGCGTTGTGCGTGGCCGCCGCCGCACGGACTGTGGCCGTGAGGTGCTGTTGCAGTTGCCAAGGGACGGGGCCCTGCAGCCAGGGGATCAGCTCAGTGATGCCGCTGGTACAGCCAGGGTGGAAGTGACGGCAGCCACCGAAGCGCTGTTGCGGGTACGGGCGACATCAGCCTTGGCGTTGATGCAGGCGGCTTATCACCTGGGCAACCGACATGTGGCCCTCGAGTTGCATGAGCAGGATCTGTATCTGCTGGAGGACGCCGTGTTGGCGACGATGCTGGAAAGCCGTGGTCTGCAGCTCAGTCGCTGTCAGCGACCGTTCCGGCCCGAAGGCGGCGCCTACGCAGGCCATCAGCACGGATGA
- a CDS encoding urease accessory protein UreD, which translates to MQSLEPWHGRCRLQFQTNNGSTKHQGGCTAPFKLLRADVGDHGRCELPLLHTAGGLVGGDELSIELDLGPDSRSLITSVAAQKVYGSVGRSRLHPDGAWTQQSVTCRLEDTSDLEWLPQELVLYADALFQQTLTVSLPDNASFLSAEIVRLGRTAAGEQLNRGRWRSCLEIQRDGAHQPRWELVDRLELGDTSLNDPHGLGGAPVFGSLVWAAPMPLTGEQITLLLAGARHDRDGLEGTMRCSSLDQGLIARYAGHSSRDARFWFSRIWARTRALRGLSTPRIPRVWPLQEQPLTGQPFTANASPTAATTH; encoded by the coding sequence ATGCAATCCCTTGAGCCCTGGCACGGCCGCTGCCGGCTGCAGTTCCAAACCAACAACGGCAGCACCAAACACCAGGGGGGATGCACAGCTCCGTTCAAGCTGCTGCGGGCAGACGTGGGAGATCACGGCCGCTGTGAGCTGCCCCTTCTCCACACCGCCGGCGGCCTGGTGGGAGGCGATGAGCTCAGCATTGAGCTTGACCTCGGCCCTGACAGTCGCAGCCTGATCACCAGCGTGGCGGCCCAGAAGGTCTACGGCTCCGTGGGCCGCAGCCGTCTCCATCCCGACGGAGCCTGGACCCAGCAGTCCGTGACCTGCAGGTTGGAAGACACCAGTGATCTGGAGTGGCTGCCCCAGGAACTGGTGCTCTACGCGGACGCATTGTTCCAGCAGACCCTGACGGTGAGCCTGCCGGACAACGCCTCATTTCTCAGCGCCGAGATCGTGCGGCTAGGGCGCACCGCCGCAGGGGAGCAGTTGAACCGCGGGCGCTGGCGCTCCTGCCTTGAGATTCAGCGCGACGGGGCGCACCAGCCCCGATGGGAGCTGGTGGACCGGCTGGAACTGGGCGACACCAGCCTCAACGACCCCCACGGACTTGGTGGTGCTCCCGTGTTCGGCTCACTGGTGTGGGCAGCACCAATGCCCTTGACCGGTGAACAGATCACCCTGCTGCTGGCGGGAGCCCGCCACGACCGTGACGGCCTTGAGGGAACCATGCGCTGCAGCAGCCTTGATCAAGGGCTGATCGCCCGCTACGCCGGCCACTCCAGCCGCGACGCCCGCTTCTGGTTCAGCCGAATCTGGGCACGAACCCGCGCCTTACGGGGACTCTCCACGCCGCGCATTCCTCGGGTCTGGCCCCTGCAGGAACAGCCGTTGACGGGACAACCGTTCACTGCGAACGCTTCACCGACCGCTGCAACGACACACTGA
- a CDS encoding urease subunit gamma, translated as MHLSPQEKDKLLIVTAALLAERRLNRGLKLNHPEAVAWLGFLVLEGARDGKSVAELMQEGTTWLRQDQVMEGVPELVHEVQIEAVFPDGTKLVTLHDPIR; from the coding sequence ATGCATCTCAGTCCCCAGGAAAAGGACAAGCTCCTGATCGTGACCGCGGCACTGCTGGCGGAGCGGCGCTTGAATCGTGGCCTCAAGCTCAACCACCCCGAAGCGGTGGCCTGGCTCGGCTTTCTGGTGCTGGAAGGCGCCCGTGACGGCAAGAGCGTGGCGGAGCTGATGCAAGAAGGCACCACCTGGCTGCGTCAGGACCAGGTGATGGAGGGGGTGCCCGAGCTCGTCCATGAGGTGCAGATCGAGGCCGTCTTCCCCGATGGCACCAAGCTCGTCACCCTGCACGACCCGATTCGCTGA
- a CDS encoding urease subunit beta, whose protein sequence is MAPLIPGELLPEPGELELNAGRPVTTLSVANSGDRPVQVGSHFHFAEANAALQFDRTAARGQRLDIPAGTAIRFEPGDSRDVNLIPFAGNRRVIGFNGQINGPLDA, encoded by the coding sequence ATGGCACCTCTCATTCCAGGCGAACTGCTTCCCGAACCGGGTGAACTGGAGCTGAATGCAGGCCGACCCGTCACCACGCTGAGTGTTGCCAACAGCGGCGACCGGCCGGTGCAGGTGGGCTCCCATTTCCACTTCGCCGAAGCCAATGCCGCCCTGCAGTTCGACCGGACCGCAGCCCGCGGTCAACGGCTCGACATCCCCGCCGGCACCGCCATCCGCTTCGAACCCGGCGACAGCCGCGACGTGAACCTGATTCCCTTTGCCGGCAATCGTCGGGTGATCGGTTTCAACGGCCAGATCAACGGACCCCTCGACGCCTGA
- the ureC gene encoding urease subunit alpha — protein sequence MPYRISRQAYAETYGPTTGDRVRLADTDLILEVEKDYTVYGDEVKFGGGKVIRDGMGQSQTPRTEGAVDTVITNALILDWWGIVKADVGLKDGRIVGIGKAGNPDTQQGVTIVVGPGTEAIAGEGHILTAGGIDTHIHFICPQQIETALASGVTTLMGGGTGPATGTNATTCTPGAFHIGRMLQAAEGLPVNLGFFGKGNASTPEALEEQVRAGACGLKLHEDWGTTPATIDACLSVADRMDVQVCIHTDTLNEAGFVEDTIAAIKGRTIHTFHTEGAGGGHAPDIIKICGEANVLPSSTNPTRPYTRNTLEEHLDMLMVCHHLDPKIPEDVAFAESRIRRETIAAEDILHDLGAFSIIASDSQAMGRVGEVITRTFQTAHKMKVQRGALPEDSARNDNHRLTRYIAKVTINPALAHGISSEVGSIETGKLADLVLWKPGFFGIRPELVVKGGSIVWAQMGDANASIPTPGPVHGRPMFGAFGKALAPSCLTFVSEAAMDNDIQSKLRLDRTCMAVKETRSVGKSALKLNAALPKVSVDPQTYEVFADGELLTCEPAEVLPLAQRYLLL from the coding sequence ATGCCCTACCGCATCTCCCGCCAGGCCTACGCCGAGACCTACGGACCCACCACCGGCGACAGGGTTCGCCTGGCCGACACCGATCTGATCCTGGAAGTCGAGAAGGACTACACCGTCTACGGCGATGAGGTGAAGTTCGGCGGCGGCAAGGTGATTCGCGACGGCATGGGCCAATCCCAGACCCCTCGAACCGAGGGAGCCGTCGACACGGTGATCACCAATGCTCTGATCCTCGACTGGTGGGGCATCGTCAAAGCCGATGTCGGCCTCAAGGACGGCCGGATCGTGGGCATCGGCAAAGCCGGTAACCCCGACACCCAGCAAGGGGTGACGATCGTGGTGGGTCCCGGCACAGAAGCCATCGCCGGGGAGGGCCACATCCTCACGGCCGGTGGCATCGACACCCACATCCACTTCATCTGCCCCCAGCAGATCGAAACAGCCCTAGCCAGCGGGGTCACCACCCTGATGGGCGGCGGCACTGGACCAGCCACCGGCACCAATGCCACCACCTGCACCCCTGGGGCGTTTCACATCGGCCGGATGCTCCAGGCCGCTGAAGGCCTGCCGGTGAATCTGGGCTTCTTCGGCAAAGGCAACGCCAGCACCCCGGAAGCCCTGGAGGAACAGGTGCGCGCCGGTGCCTGCGGCCTGAAGCTGCATGAAGACTGGGGCACCACGCCGGCCACGATCGATGCCTGCCTGTCGGTGGCCGATCGGATGGATGTGCAGGTGTGCATCCACACCGACACCCTGAACGAAGCCGGCTTCGTGGAAGACACGATCGCCGCTATCAAGGGACGCACCATTCACACCTTCCACACCGAAGGTGCCGGCGGTGGTCATGCCCCGGACATCATCAAGATCTGCGGTGAGGCCAACGTGCTGCCCAGCAGCACCAACCCCACCCGGCCATATACCCGCAACACGCTCGAGGAGCACCTCGACATGCTGATGGTGTGCCACCACCTCGACCCGAAGATCCCCGAGGACGTGGCCTTCGCCGAATCACGGATCCGGCGCGAAACGATCGCCGCCGAAGACATCCTTCATGACCTCGGCGCCTTCTCGATCATCGCCAGCGACTCCCAGGCCATGGGCCGCGTGGGCGAGGTGATCACCCGCACCTTCCAGACCGCCCACAAGATGAAGGTGCAGCGCGGTGCATTGCCGGAAGACTCCGCACGCAACGACAACCACCGGCTGACGCGCTACATCGCCAAGGTGACGATCAACCCGGCGTTGGCCCACGGCATCAGCAGCGAAGTGGGGTCGATCGAAACCGGCAAGCTCGCGGATCTGGTGCTGTGGAAACCGGGCTTCTTCGGCATTCGCCCGGAACTGGTGGTGAAGGGGGGTTCGATCGTGTGGGCCCAGATGGGCGATGCCAACGCCTCGATTCCCACCCCCGGCCCGGTGCACGGCAGGCCGATGTTCGGCGCCTTCGGCAAAGCCCTCGCCCCCAGTTGCCTCACCTTCGTGAGCGAAGCAGCGATGGACAACGACATCCAATCAAAACTCAGGCTTGACCGAACCTGCATGGCGGTGAAGGAGACCCGCAGCGTGGGCAAGAGCGCCCTCAAGCTGAATGCAGCGCTACCCAAGGTGAGCGTGGACCCGCAGACCTATGAGGTGTTCGCCGACGGTGAACTGCTCACCTGCGAGCCCGCCGAGGTGCTGCCCCTCGCCCAGCGCTATCTGTTGCTGTAA
- a CDS encoding DUF4278 domain-containing protein encodes MTTLLYRGHAYQQVKDAAQQQGVQLTYRRNVYQARQADVRQAQVQLTYRGVSYLR; translated from the coding sequence ATGACGACTCTTCTCTACAGAGGACACGCCTACCAGCAGGTCAAAGACGCTGCTCAACAGCAGGGCGTGCAACTCACCTACCGCCGCAACGTGTATCAAGCCCGCCAGGCTGATGTGCGTCAGGCCCAGGTTCAGCTCACCTATCGGGGTGTCAGCTACCTGCGCTGA
- a CDS encoding DUF1028 domain-containing protein, whose product MTFSILARDPNNGRFGVAVATCHLAVGSTVPHIRSGVGAVATQAHTNPYLGICGLERLEHHADAQDVLNSLLLDDPQRDWRQFHLIDLDGRTACWTGVECGGWAGHRHHPNLSVAGNCLAGEVVLEAMEQTFLTSDPNWKLGRRLMTALQAGEQAGGDQRASSCTSAALQVSGEAAFPLLDLRVDFRSGAVEELMELYERSQDRWAQQWRDELLELPMLNRLVA is encoded by the coding sequence TTGACCTTCTCAATCCTGGCGCGTGATCCCAACAACGGTCGTTTCGGCGTTGCCGTGGCGACCTGTCACCTGGCTGTGGGCTCCACTGTTCCCCACATCCGATCTGGAGTAGGTGCCGTTGCAACCCAAGCCCACACCAATCCTTATCTGGGAATTTGCGGACTGGAGCGTCTTGAACATCATGCGGATGCGCAGGATGTGCTGAACAGCCTTCTGCTGGATGACCCCCAACGGGATTGGCGCCAGTTCCATCTGATCGATCTTGATGGCCGGACTGCTTGCTGGACTGGAGTTGAGTGCGGCGGATGGGCGGGTCATCGGCACCATCCCAACCTTTCGGTTGCGGGAAATTGCCTGGCTGGCGAAGTGGTGCTGGAGGCGATGGAACAGACGTTTCTCACCAGTGATCCCAACTGGAAACTGGGCCGTCGTTTGATGACGGCCCTGCAGGCAGGAGAGCAGGCTGGTGGCGACCAACGCGCATCAAGCTGCACATCCGCCGCTCTGCAGGTGAGCGGCGAAGCGGCATTTCCGTTGCTGGACCTTCGCGTTGACTTCCGCTCCGGTGCGGTCGAGGAGCTGATGGAGCTCTACGAACGCAGCCAGGATCGATGGGCTCAGCAGTGGCGCGATGAACTGCTGGAATTGCCCATGCTCAACCGGCTTGTCGCCTGA